Proteins from one Mugil cephalus isolate CIBA_MC_2020 chromosome 15, CIBA_Mcephalus_1.1, whole genome shotgun sequence genomic window:
- the LOC125021829 gene encoding uncharacterized protein LOC125021829: MIWTFMIITSLATTALSKGSVECNLTNPTATTKKCFGKLGAPLIFHLPTSTTKLTLKKDSDIIFKLVDNTDVLDVNHKEGKKMTFFNNGTLKLNKASKEDSGDYVLEIYNSVTGRFLNKINITVQIQAPVSKPAVSQTCLSPEQMMVSCSSEGGGAEIILSLDNNLWIHSGAAETHNVTVSLYGQMTGNLTCDVQNYFSREQMVIQLTSCSSSGSSSGNDCLISLVTVAVRASAAALLLLLSLFLLLGFKYLKSKRSMTVKYDVAEDEIAYSDK, translated from the exons atgatttggaCTTTCATGATCATCACATCTCTGGCAACGACAGCACTTTCAAAAG GTTCTGTAGAATGCAACTTAACTAATCCTACTGCAACAACCAAGAAGTGTTTTGGAAAACTTGGGGCACCGCTGATTTTTCACCTACCGACTTCAACTACAAAGTTGACTTTGAAGAAGGACAGCGATATCATTTTTAAGTTGGTTGACAATACAGACGTATTGGATGTCAATCACAAAGAAggcaaaaaaatgacatttttcaaTAATGGAACATTGAAGCTCAACAAGGCATCAAAGGAAGATTCTGGGGATTACGTGCTGGAAATATATAATTCAGTGACTGGCAGATTCTTGAATAAAATCAACATCACTGTACAAATACAAG ctcctgtgtctaaaccagctgtgtctcagacatgtttgtcaccagaacagatgatggtcagctgctcctctgagggaggtggagcagagatcattttatctttggacAATAACTTATGGATACACAGCGgggctgcagaaacacacaatgtTACCGTCAGTTTATACGGTCAGATGACTGGAAACCTGACATGTGATGTTCAAAACTATTTCAGCAGAGAACAAATGGTCATCCAGCTCACAAGCTGTTCCAGTTCAGGTTCCAGTTCAG gTAATGACTGTCTCATCTCTCTTGTGACTGTGGCTGTGAGAGcaagtgctgctgctcttctgctccttttgtctctctttcttcttcttggtttcaAATACTTGAAGTCAAAGAGATCAATGACAGTCAAGTATG ATGTTGCCGAAGATGAAATCGCCTACTCGGATAAATGA